Proteins encoded together in one Marinithermus hydrothermalis DSM 14884 window:
- the phaA gene encoding acetyl-CoA acetyltransferase PhaA — protein MREAYIVAAVRTPIGRFGGSLKDLSPVDLGAHAMRAALERAEVAGDQLDLYIFGNVLRAGHGQLLPRQAAFKAGIPKSIDGYAVDMVCSSGMLALMNAATAIRAGEADLVLAGGMESMSQAGFYLSHRARWGYKFLLGAREEVTDLLLYDGLTDPTTGEAMGEQTERLIAEHGVTREELDEVAYLSQTRAAEATAKGVFKNEIAPIEVKTRKGVQVLDRDEGIRPDTTRESLAALRPAFKKDGVLTAGNSSQISDGAAALLVASKEAVERYGLKPIARVLGATWAAGETWRFPEAPIPAVRKLLDKLGMTVADFDLFENNEAFAVNSVLFRRMLDVPYEKLNVFGGAIALGHPIGASGARIVVTLLNALRAQGGTRGLAAICHGTGGSTAVAVELV, from the coding sequence ATGCGGGAAGCATATATCGTAGCAGCGGTCAGGACGCCCATTGGCCGGTTCGGGGGGAGCCTGAAGGACCTTTCCCCGGTGGATCTCGGGGCGCACGCGATGCGGGCGGCGCTCGAGCGCGCCGAGGTTGCGGGGGACCAGCTGGACCTGTACATCTTCGGTAACGTGCTGCGTGCGGGACACGGGCAGCTCTTGCCACGCCAAGCGGCCTTTAAGGCCGGAATCCCCAAGTCGATCGACGGGTACGCGGTGGACATGGTGTGCTCCTCGGGCATGCTGGCCTTGATGAACGCAGCCACCGCGATTCGGGCGGGTGAGGCGGACCTCGTGCTCGCGGGCGGTATGGAGTCCATGTCCCAGGCGGGCTTTTACCTCTCCCACCGGGCGCGCTGGGGGTACAAGTTCCTCCTCGGAGCGCGGGAGGAGGTCACGGACCTGTTGCTCTATGACGGCCTGACCGATCCCACCACCGGCGAGGCTATGGGCGAGCAGACCGAGCGGCTCATTGCGGAGCACGGCGTGACGCGCGAGGAGCTCGACGAGGTCGCTTACCTCTCCCAGACCCGTGCCGCTGAAGCGACCGCGAAGGGGGTCTTCAAGAACGAGATCGCCCCGATCGAGGTCAAGACCCGCAAAGGCGTGCAGGTCCTGGACCGAGACGAAGGGATCCGGCCCGACACCACGCGGGAGAGCCTGGCGGCCCTCCGTCCGGCCTTTAAGAAGGACGGGGTGCTCACTGCGGGGAACTCGAGCCAGATCTCGGACGGCGCGGCGGCCTTGCTGGTCGCGAGCAAGGAGGCGGTGGAGCGCTACGGATTGAAACCCATCGCTCGCGTCCTGGGGGCGACCTGGGCTGCGGGGGAGACCTGGCGCTTCCCCGAAGCGCCCATTCCGGCGGTCCGGAAGCTGCTGGACAAGCTCGGCATGACGGTGGCGGACTTCGACCTTTTCGAGAACAACGAGGCCTTCGCGGTGAACAGCGTGCTTTTCCGCAGGATGCTGGACGTGCCGTACGAGAAGCTGAACGTCTTCGGCGGTGCGATCGCGCTGGGACACCCCATCGGCGCGTCGGGCGCTCGGATTGTGGTGACCTTGCTGAACGCCCTTCGGGCCCAGGGCGGCACGCGGGGCCTGGCGGCCATCTGCCACGGCACCGGCGGCTCCACCGCGGTGGCTGTAGAGCTTGTATAA
- a CDS encoding DUF503 domain-containing protein → MKAYVGVYTARLEMPWVRSLKEKRALVRPVMERLKARFPVSAARLGGLDAHGWEIVGFTVIGSDPAWIEQIIQQAATFLSQNGAYHVCAEQVFVEAVELEAHTN, encoded by the coding sequence ATGAAGGCCTACGTGGGGGTCTACACAGCCCGGCTCGAGATGCCCTGGGTGCGCAGCCTCAAGGAGAAACGTGCTCTGGTACGCCCCGTCATGGAGCGCCTCAAGGCTCGTTTTCCCGTTTCCGCAGCACGACTCGGTGGGCTCGACGCGCACGGGTGGGAGATCGTGGGGTTTACCGTGATCGGCAGCGACCCCGCCTGGATCGAACAGATCATCCAGCAGGCCGCCACCTTCCTGTCCCAAAACGGCGCGTACCACGTGTGCGCGGAACAGGTCTTCGTCGAGGCTGTGGAGCTGGAAGCGCACACGAACTAG
- a CDS encoding PQQ-binding-like beta-propeller repeat protein, producing the protein MIRKARTKKGRLMRHSNLLMAVGLGIALGLSGCKRPPTPPEVESFTPAPSSGNAPLMVTFSWKTANPGRTSLTCTLQPGDGPEAYEISDCEATTTQSHTYTAAGTYTATLTVQDAAGQTHEATVQVTVQAPPPPSALEPPSEPEPSEARVARALPGPGGVLKWRFPTAGPIRSSPALAPDGSILVGSMDNHLYALTPEGRMRWRFATRSDIVAAPAIAPDGRIYVGSWDGSVYALEPDGTLKWKLATRFRIDSSPALAPNGTVYIGSRGGHLYAITPDGKLQWHFQTGSPIISSPALAPDGTVYVGSMDHHVYALEPDGTLRWQVRLGGSVPSSPAIGVDGTIYVGAMDGGVYALEPDGTLKWRVLTDGPVWASPALGTDGTIYIGSYDNYLYALSPEGKVKWRFSARLNLMSSPAVGADGTIYVGSRLGYVYAVAPNGELRWAYQTGDDTWTSSPTLAPDGTLYIGAKNGDLLALQTTSPGLADSPWPKFRLNEQNLGTPLSPTE; encoded by the coding sequence ATGATAAGGAAGGCGCGCACAAAGAAGGGAAGGCTCATGCGCCATTCTAATCTTCTCATGGCCGTTGGCCTAGGGATTGCCCTGGGACTCTCTGGCTGCAAGCGCCCCCCCACTCCTCCCGAGGTCGAGAGCTTCACGCCCGCCCCCTCTAGCGGCAACGCACCGCTTATGGTGACTTTTTCATGGAAGACCGCGAATCCCGGTCGCACCTCTCTCACCTGCACCCTCCAACCCGGTGACGGGCCAGAAGCTTACGAGATCTCCGACTGCGAGGCCACCACCACGCAATCCCACACGTACACCGCCGCAGGCACCTACACTGCCACTCTCACCGTGCAGGACGCCGCTGGGCAAACCCACGAGGCGACCGTGCAGGTCACGGTCCAAGCCCCACCCCCTCCCTCCGCCCTTGAACCCCCGTCCGAGCCGGAGCCCTCCGAGGCACGCGTGGCCCGTGCGCTTCCCGGCCCTGGAGGCGTGCTGAAGTGGCGCTTCCCAACAGCCGGCCCTATCCGCTCCTCCCCCGCCCTCGCCCCAGACGGCAGTATCCTCGTCGGCTCCATGGATAACCACCTCTACGCCCTAACCCCCGAAGGCAGGATGCGCTGGCGTTTCGCGACCCGAAGCGACATCGTTGCCGCACCGGCCATCGCCCCGGATGGCCGCATCTACGTAGGCTCCTGGGACGGCAGCGTGTACGCCCTCGAGCCCGACGGCACGCTCAAGTGGAAGCTAGCCACGCGGTTTCGCATCGACTCTTCCCCTGCCCTCGCCCCAAACGGCACCGTGTACATCGGCTCACGCGGCGGGCACCTATACGCGATCACCCCTGACGGAAAGCTCCAATGGCACTTCCAGACCGGAAGCCCGATCATCTCCTCCCCCGCCCTCGCCCCGGACGGCACCGTGTACGTAGGATCCATGGATCATCACGTGTACGCCCTCGAGCCCGACGGCACACTCCGGTGGCAGGTGCGCCTCGGGGGCAGCGTCCCTTCCTCTCCAGCGATTGGAGTGGACGGCACGATCTACGTAGGCGCCATGGACGGGGGTGTGTACGCCCTCGAGCCCGACGGCACGCTCAAGTGGCGCGTCCTTACCGACGGCCCCGTGTGGGCCTCCCCGGCCCTCGGAACGGACGGCACCATCTACATCGGTTCGTACGACAACTACTTGTACGCGCTCAGCCCGGAGGGGAAGGTCAAGTGGCGCTTCTCAGCCCGGTTAAACCTCATGTCCTCCCCGGCCGTGGGCGCGGACGGCACTATCTACGTTGGTTCGCGCCTCGGTTACGTTTACGCGGTCGCGCCGAACGGCGAGCTGCGATGGGCTTACCAGACCGGGGATGACACCTGGACCTCCTCCCCCACCCTCGCGCCCGACGGTACGCTGTACATCGGCGCGAAGAACGGGGACCTCCTCGCCCTTCAGACCACTTCTCCTGGACTGGCCGACTCCCCCTGGCCGAAGTTTCGCCTTAACGAGCAAAACCTCGGGACCCCCTTGAGCCCCACGGAGTAA
- the acnA gene encoding aconitate hydratase AcnA produces MSYKDEFGAKKTLSTQAGTVSYYDINVLEEQGVAQVSKLPFSIKIMLESLLRNVNGYDVTREDVINLAQWKPEPGEINVPLKLARVILQDFTGVPAVVDLAALRSAMARFGADPKKINPQVPVDLVIDHSVQVDYFGTQYAFFYNVDKEYERNRERYTLLKWGQQALDNFRVVPPGTGIVHQVNLEYLAQVVMTRTENGETVAFPDSLVGTDSHTTMINGLGVLGWGVGGIEAEAVMLGQPYYMLAPKVVGFKLTGELPEGATATDLVLRITEMLRQHGVVGKFVEFYGPGLAKLSLADRATIANMAPEYGATMGFFPVDEETLAYLRLTGRDEALVDLVERYTKAVGLFRTDDAEPVYSETLELDMSTVEPSLAGPKRPQDRVPLRQIKASFQEHLTKPATERGFGLKPEELGKKATVKRGQEEFELQHGSVVIAAITSCTNTSNPSVMLGAGLLAKKAVEAGLDVQPWVKTSMAPGSKVVRDYLEASGLMPFLEALRFHIVGYGCTTCIGNSGPLPKEIAEAVEREDLVVAAVLSGNRNFEGRINPHVKANYLASPMLVVAYAIAGRVDIDFETEPLGYDPNGRPVYLKDIWPSQAEIRDTIRRVLDPEMFKKEYASVFDGDERWQNLPAPSGDLYEWDENSTYIQEPPFFVDMPLEAPPLQDIKGARVLALLGDSVTTDHISPAGVIPADGPAGQYLIQKGVKPAEFNSFGSRRGNHEVMMRGTFANIRIKNLMLDGVEGGYTVKLPEGERMFIYDAAMKYKEEGTPLVVIGGKEYGTGSSRDWAAKGTYLLGVKAVIAESFERIHRSNLVGMGVLPLQFKPGESAKSLGLTGFETYDILGLNEDLKPGSELTVVAKKPDGTEVRFNVIVRLDTPVEVDYYKNGGILQTVLRRLLKEAKRAEA; encoded by the coding sequence ATGAGTTACAAAGACGAGTTTGGCGCGAAGAAAACGCTATCGACCCAGGCTGGTACCGTCAGCTACTACGACATTAACGTGCTCGAGGAGCAGGGGGTTGCCCAGGTCTCCAAACTGCCCTTTTCTATCAAGATCATGCTGGAAAGCCTCCTGCGGAACGTCAACGGGTACGACGTGACGCGGGAGGACGTGATCAACCTAGCCCAGTGGAAGCCGGAGCCCGGGGAGATCAACGTTCCCCTGAAGCTCGCCCGCGTGATCCTGCAGGACTTCACGGGCGTTCCCGCGGTGGTGGACCTGGCTGCGCTCCGCAGCGCGATGGCCCGCTTCGGAGCGGACCCCAAGAAGATCAACCCGCAGGTTCCGGTGGACCTCGTCATCGACCACTCGGTTCAGGTGGATTACTTCGGCACCCAGTACGCCTTCTTCTACAACGTCGACAAGGAGTACGAACGCAACCGCGAACGCTACACCCTCCTCAAGTGGGGCCAGCAGGCCCTGGATAACTTCCGCGTGGTGCCCCCCGGCACGGGGATCGTGCACCAGGTGAACCTCGAGTACCTCGCCCAGGTCGTGATGACCCGCACCGAGAACGGCGAGACCGTGGCCTTCCCGGACTCTCTTGTCGGGACCGACTCCCACACCACCATGATCAACGGCCTGGGCGTGCTCGGCTGGGGCGTGGGCGGCATCGAGGCCGAGGCGGTCATGCTGGGCCAGCCGTACTACATGCTCGCCCCGAAGGTCGTGGGCTTCAAGCTCACCGGCGAGCTGCCCGAAGGCGCCACCGCGACCGACCTAGTGCTCCGCATCACCGAGATGCTCCGCCAGCACGGCGTGGTCGGCAAGTTCGTCGAGTTCTACGGCCCCGGCCTCGCCAAGCTCTCCCTCGCGGACCGCGCCACGATCGCGAACATGGCGCCCGAGTACGGGGCGACGATGGGCTTCTTCCCGGTGGACGAGGAGACCCTCGCGTACCTGCGCCTCACCGGCCGCGATGAAGCGCTGGTGGACCTGGTGGAGCGGTACACCAAGGCCGTCGGCCTCTTCCGCACCGACGACGCCGAGCCCGTGTACTCCGAAACCCTCGAGCTCGACATGTCCACCGTCGAGCCTTCCCTGGCTGGCCCCAAACGCCCGCAAGACCGCGTGCCGCTGCGCCAGATCAAGGCCAGCTTCCAGGAACACCTCACCAAGCCCGCCACGGAGCGCGGGTTCGGCCTTAAGCCGGAGGAGCTGGGCAAGAAAGCCACGGTGAAGCGCGGCCAGGAGGAGTTCGAGCTGCAGCACGGTTCCGTCGTGATCGCGGCGATCACCTCCTGCACCAACACCTCCAACCCCTCGGTCATGCTCGGGGCGGGCCTTTTGGCGAAGAAAGCGGTCGAGGCCGGGCTGGACGTGCAACCCTGGGTCAAGACCTCCATGGCGCCGGGCTCCAAGGTGGTGCGGGACTACCTCGAGGCCAGCGGCCTGATGCCCTTCCTGGAGGCGCTGCGCTTCCACATCGTGGGGTACGGGTGCACCACCTGCATCGGGAACTCCGGCCCCCTGCCGAAGGAGATCGCGGAGGCCGTGGAGCGCGAGGACCTGGTGGTCGCGGCGGTCCTCTCCGGTAACCGCAACTTCGAGGGGCGCATCAACCCGCACGTCAAGGCCAACTACCTGGCGAGTCCGATGCTCGTCGTGGCGTACGCGATCGCGGGCCGGGTCGATATCGACTTCGAGACCGAGCCGCTGGGGTACGACCCGAACGGCCGGCCGGTCTACCTCAAGGACATCTGGCCCAGCCAGGCGGAGATCCGCGACACGATCCGGCGGGTGCTTGACCCGGAGATGTTCAAGAAGGAGTACGCCTCTGTCTTCGACGGGGACGAGCGTTGGCAGAACCTGCCCGCCCCGAGCGGGGATCTGTACGAGTGGGACGAGAACTCCACCTACATCCAGGAGCCCCCATTCTTCGTGGACATGCCGCTCGAGGCCCCGCCGCTCCAAGACATCAAAGGCGCGCGGGTGCTCGCGCTCTTGGGAGACTCCGTCACCACCGACCACATCTCCCCTGCCGGCGTGATCCCCGCGGACGGTCCCGCCGGGCAGTACCTGATCCAAAAGGGCGTGAAGCCCGCGGAGTTCAACTCCTTCGGCTCCCGCCGCGGGAACCACGAGGTGATGATGCGCGGCACCTTCGCGAACATCCGCATCAAGAACCTGATGCTGGACGGGGTCGAGGGCGGGTACACCGTCAAGCTCCCCGAGGGTGAGCGGATGTTCATCTACGACGCCGCCATGAAGTACAAGGAGGAGGGCACGCCCCTCGTGGTGATCGGCGGAAAGGAGTACGGGACCGGATCGAGCCGCGACTGGGCCGCTAAGGGCACCTACCTCCTCGGCGTGAAGGCGGTGATCGCGGAGAGCTTTGAACGCATTCACCGCTCGAACTTGGTGGGGATGGGGGTACTGCCCTTGCAGTTCAAGCCCGGGGAGTCCGCGAAGAGCCTGGGCCTGACGGGGTTCGAGACCTACGACATCCTCGGCCTGAACGAAGACCTCAAACCCGGCAGCGAGCTCACGGTCGTGGCGAAGAAGCCGGACGGTACCGAGGTGCGCTTCAACGTCATCGTGCGGCTCGACACGCCGGTGGAGGTGGACTACTACAAGAACGGCGGCATCCTGCAAACCGTGCTGCGCCGCTTGTTGAAGGAAGCGAAGCGCGCCGAGGCGTAA
- a CDS encoding heavy-metal-associated domain-containing protein — translation MNRVMLGIRGIESEEQMRVVLEALLRLEGVTKAEAPHLGQVVVEYDPHRLTVMDLIRTTREQGFLAGML, via the coding sequence ATGAATCGGGTGATGCTGGGCATTCGCGGGATCGAAAGCGAAGAACAGATGCGGGTGGTCCTCGAGGCCCTGCTGCGGCTCGAGGGGGTCACGAAAGCGGAGGCCCCGCACCTGGGTCAGGTCGTGGTGGAGTACGACCCGCACCGGCTCACGGTGATGGACCTGATCCGCACCACGCGGGAGCAGGGCTTCCTCGCCGGTATGCTCTAA
- a CDS encoding DUF1999 domain-containing protein yields MEYRPFDEQDFPAMEAFERALLEGAPEHAYRAHPAALRFFMRTGHSFVASTRDAVHGFALAQAVWQGDRPTVFVTRILAADGAAYEGLLRAVVKSAYDAGVYEVAMHIDPEHEALVAAAQAAGFTLGPLVLATRVLGSRGVRGETRHVLE; encoded by the coding sequence ATGGAGTACCGTCCCTTTGACGAACAGGATTTTCCCGCCATGGAAGCGTTTGAGCGCGCCCTGCTTGAAGGCGCGCCCGAGCACGCGTACCGCGCCCACCCCGCAGCCCTGCGGTTCTTCATGCGCACAGGCCACTCCTTCGTCGCTTCAACCCGAGACGCTGTGCACGGGTTCGCGCTGGCCCAAGCCGTGTGGCAGGGGGACCGCCCCACCGTGTTCGTGACGCGGATCCTGGCCGCGGACGGCGCCGCGTACGAGGGGCTGCTCCGGGCCGTGGTCAAGTCCGCGTACGACGCGGGGGTGTACGAGGTGGCGATGCACATCGACCCAGAGCACGAGGCCCTGGTCGCCGCAGCGCAGGCCGCCGGGTTTACGCTCGGGCCGCTCGTCCTCGCCACCCGGGTGCTCGGCAGCCGCGGCGTGCGCGGCGAAACGCGCCACGTTTTAGAATAA
- a CDS encoding VWA domain-containing protein, producing MGGALVGFEAPLFLALIPPLAGLVYWLYRRARPHPRPAAGVWLWQRALGRGGARRRVDLRLLLLLLATILTALALARPYLLRVSPGPLVLVIDASASMAATDRAPNRFAAAQALARPLLEAAPQAVLVRAGLEPRVFGPAPGPALLEPLAALQPGDAAADLEAAIRQGQALLPGAPVVVLSDTPPPPGVDGYWNVAATGENRGITALGRGFLAIGNASGRLWDGRVQVGGQTLEVRVPAGGFRVLEYPATPATTLRLPDPDALELDNLAFYRERPPRVRLEAAPPSLVRLLQLLGAQRVRQNPDLEVRFGRPPEDPEGFSVYFATEAGEARRVFDLEPTHPALRSVELVGYALPIPPPPPTSWRPIVYDASGEGLVWAHPRGLYLPPIEALQDLPAFPVLIYNLLAPFRKAMAPLGWNGVLEPQVVEGVAVNLSAPSETFLPRPVPDRPLHAARTPVPLAPFLVLLAALLLWGEARLAGRRSA from the coding sequence CTGGGAGGTGCGCTGGTAGGCTTCGAAGCTCCCCTCTTCCTGGCGCTCATCCCCCCCCTAGCGGGGCTGGTGTACTGGCTGTACCGCCGGGCGCGGCCCCACCCGCGCCCGGCGGCAGGGGTTTGGTTGTGGCAGCGCGCCCTCGGTCGGGGGGGCGCGCGCCGCCGGGTGGATCTTCGCCTCCTCCTCCTCCTCCTCGCCACCATCCTCACAGCCCTAGCCTTGGCGCGCCCGTACCTTCTCCGCGTCAGCCCCGGCCCCCTGGTGCTCGTCATCGACGCGTCCGCCTCCATGGCCGCGACCGACCGCGCCCCAAACCGGTTCGCGGCCGCCCAGGCCCTCGCCCGCCCCCTCCTCGAAGCCGCCCCCCAGGCGGTCCTGGTCCGGGCGGGCCTCGAGCCGCGCGTCTTCGGCCCCGCGCCTGGCCCCGCGCTGCTCGAACCCCTCGCCGCGCTCCAGCCCGGGGATGCCGCCGCCGACCTCGAAGCCGCCATCCGGCAAGGACAAGCCCTCCTCCCCGGGGCACCGGTGGTCGTCCTGAGCGACACCCCGCCCCCCCCAGGAGTGGACGGGTACTGGAACGTGGCCGCCACCGGAGAAAACCGCGGCATCACCGCGCTGGGCCGGGGGTTCCTCGCGATCGGCAACGCGAGCGGTCGCCTCTGGGACGGGCGTGTCCAAGTGGGCGGCCAGACCCTCGAGGTACGGGTTCCCGCGGGGGGGTTCCGCGTCCTCGAGTACCCCGCCACCCCAGCCACAACCCTACGCCTCCCCGACCCGGACGCGCTCGAGCTGGATAACCTCGCGTTCTACCGGGAACGCCCTCCCCGCGTCCGACTCGAAGCCGCTCCCCCCAGCCTGGTGCGGCTGTTGCAGCTCCTTGGCGCCCAGCGGGTACGCCAGAACCCTGACCTCGAGGTGCGCTTCGGCCGACCGCCGGAGGACCCCGAGGGGTTCAGCGTGTACTTCGCAACCGAGGCCGGTGAAGCTCGGCGGGTCTTCGACCTCGAGCCCACGCACCCGGCGCTGCGGAGCGTGGAGCTCGTCGGGTACGCGTTGCCCATACCCCCGCCGCCCCCTACCTCGTGGCGTCCGATCGTGTATGACGCATCGGGGGAAGGGCTGGTGTGGGCGCACCCGCGCGGCTTGTACCTGCCGCCCATAGAGGCCCTGCAGGACCTACCGGCCTTTCCGGTGCTGATCTACAACCTGCTCGCCCCGTTCCGAAAGGCCATGGCTCCCCTGGGGTGGAACGGCGTCCTCGAGCCCCAGGTGGTCGAGGGGGTGGCGGTCAACCTGAGCGCCCCTTCGGAGACCTTCCTGCCGAGGCCCGTCCCGGACCGGCCCCTGCACGCGGCGCGCACGCCGGTGCCGCTCGCGCCTTTTCTGGTCCTCCTGGCCGCGCTTCTGCTCTGGGGGGAGGCGCGGCTTGCAGGGCGGCGTAGCGCGTAA
- the tsaB gene encoding tRNA (adenosine(37)-N6)-threonylcarbamoyltransferase complex dimerization subunit type 1 TsaB, with translation MTVLAIDTATPYLVLGLPHAEGAWRLDRRHAEALFTHLEAFLQTHRVSLKAIRGIVVGQGPGSYTGVRIGVSAALGLGRALGVPVVGVDTLAGIALRYRGTVTPALSARSGRVYTATYRVPASQTPSAPHLEVVHPPHKTRLEALPFLEGCVVVDEPPSGRALAVWGRAQLQAGRRGVSVHYL, from the coding sequence GTGACCGTCCTGGCGATCGACACCGCAACTCCCTACCTCGTCCTCGGTCTGCCGCACGCCGAAGGCGCGTGGCGACTCGACCGGCGCCACGCGGAAGCGTTATTCACGCACCTCGAGGCCTTCCTGCAAACGCACCGCGTGTCCCTAAAAGCGATCCGCGGGATCGTTGTGGGTCAGGGACCCGGGTCCTATACGGGCGTCCGCATCGGGGTCTCCGCAGCGCTGGGGCTGGGACGCGCCCTTGGGGTGCCCGTGGTGGGAGTGGACACCCTCGCGGGCATCGCCCTGCGCTATCGCGGCACGGTCACCCCCGCCCTCTCCGCGCGTAGCGGTCGGGTCTACACCGCAACCTACCGCGTCCCCGCCTCCCAAACCCCGAGCGCGCCCCACCTCGAGGTCGTGCACCCCCCACACAAGACCCGGCTGGAGGCGCTCCCTTTCCTGGAGGGGTGCGTGGTGGTGGATGAACCCCCCAGCGGCCGCGCCCTCGCCGTGTGGGGCCGCGCGCAGCTCCAAGCCGGCCGGCGAGGGGTGTCCGTACACTACCTTTGA
- a CDS encoding DUF58 domain-containing protein → MPLTRYRIRTPRLIAYPGERLVRGRGGSLEFLELRPYVPGDDLRWVDWKAYARTGKLYSRVFQAEARGRFYLWLDGSPSMRLHGKAAYARRVAEVLLRVARPEGAFVLTPRGARRWRGALEADPRGPMEALPQLAAHVRGTLLVVTDGLDEGDWRGLYRQLARVQPITVQVLAPEELDPPREEAELVDVETGARVLVTPQVRAAYRKALAAHLRELRFWARRAGGYAHLRVGEAIVPGLVQQKVLEER, encoded by the coding sequence ATGCCCCTCACGCGCTACCGGATCCGCACCCCACGCCTCATCGCGTACCCCGGCGAGCGCCTGGTACGCGGGCGCGGCGGTAGCTTAGAGTTCCTCGAGCTTCGGCCTTACGTTCCGGGCGACGACTTGCGCTGGGTGGACTGGAAGGCCTACGCCCGCACTGGGAAGCTCTACTCGCGCGTGTTCCAGGCCGAGGCTCGAGGCCGGTTTTACCTGTGGCTCGACGGTTCCCCCAGCATGCGCCTTCACGGTAAGGCCGCGTATGCCCGGCGGGTAGCGGAGGTGTTGTTGCGCGTGGCCCGCCCCGAGGGGGCGTTCGTGCTCACCCCTCGGGGCGCGCGGCGCTGGCGGGGCGCGCTCGAGGCCGATCCGCGCGGACCGATGGAGGCCCTTCCCCAGCTCGCTGCACACGTGCGCGGCACGCTTCTTGTCGTGACGGACGGGTTGGACGAGGGGGATTGGCGGGGGTTGTACCGTCAGTTGGCGCGCGTACAGCCCATCACCGTACAGGTGCTGGCCCCTGAGGAGCTCGATCCTCCCCGTGAGGAGGCGGAGCTCGTGGACGTGGAAACCGGCGCGCGCGTCCTTGTTACGCCGCAGGTGCGAGCAGCGTACCGGAAAGCGTTGGCAGCGCACCTTCGGGAACTTCGGTTCTGGGCGCGGCGCGCGGGGGGGTATGCGCACCTTAGGGTGGGCGAGGCTATCGTACCCGGGCTGGTCCAGCAAAAGGTTCTGGAGGAACGGTAG
- a CDS encoding AAA family ATPase, translated as MEALKRLEAVLSETLFGQEAVIRTLLATATAGGHVLFEGLPGLGKTLLAKSFAQASGLSYRRIQFTPDLLPADVTGTLVLRDGAFTFQPGPLFAQVVLADEINRATPKTQSALLEAMQEGAVTIAGERHALPSPFLVLATQNPVEIEGTYPLPEAQLDRFMAKIEITNPPRTVWMRILSEEPKAPEPVVDADAFHEARARVDQVRVSSAALEAVTNLALLAAEHAALRFGVSPRGAKAWLRLAKAMALLGGRAHVDWEDLRRAARPALIHRLFLTEEAEFEGITPHQVLEELVQKAMPSITPR; from the coding sequence GTGGAAGCCTTAAAGCGCCTCGAGGCCGTCCTTTCGGAGACGCTGTTCGGTCAGGAGGCGGTGATCCGCACGTTGCTTGCTACGGCTACGGCCGGCGGGCACGTGCTGTTCGAGGGCCTGCCCGGGTTGGGCAAGACCCTGCTCGCGAAAAGCTTCGCGCAAGCCTCCGGCCTGAGCTACCGTCGCATCCAGTTCACGCCGGATCTTCTGCCTGCCGACGTTACGGGCACGCTTGTGCTTCGGGACGGGGCGTTCACCTTCCAGCCGGGCCCTTTGTTTGCGCAGGTGGTGCTCGCTGACGAGATTAACCGCGCCACGCCCAAAACCCAGTCCGCCCTCCTGGAAGCCATGCAGGAAGGCGCGGTCACCATCGCGGGGGAACGACACGCCCTCCCCAGCCCGTTTCTGGTCCTGGCCACACAAAACCCGGTAGAGATCGAGGGCACCTACCCCCTTCCCGAAGCGCAGCTGGACCGCTTCATGGCCAAGATCGAGATCACCAACCCGCCCCGCACGGTCTGGATGCGCATCCTGTCCGAGGAGCCCAAGGCGCCCGAGCCGGTGGTCGACGCGGACGCGTTCCACGAAGCGCGCGCGCGCGTGGACCAGGTGCGCGTATCCAGCGCCGCCCTCGAGGCCGTCACGAACCTAGCGTTGCTCGCCGCGGAGCACGCCGCGCTGCGCTTCGGCGTGAGCCCCCGCGGGGCCAAGGCGTGGCTTCGGCTCGCGAAGGCCATGGCCCTCCTGGGGGGACGAGCGCACGTGGATTGGGAGGACCTGCGCCGCGCAGCCCGCCCTGCGCTGATCCACCGCCTCTTCCTCACCGAGGAAGCGGAGTTCGAGGGGATCACCCCCCACCAGGTCCTGGAGGAGTTGGTGCAAAAAGCCATGCCAAGCATCACCCCACGCTAA